The following proteins come from a genomic window of Pseudomonas sp. MAG733B:
- a CDS encoding cytochrome c1 has product MKKLFAVLMLAALPVFAFAAEHGGPELEKVDIDVSDKAAMQDGARTFANYCMGCHSAKFQRYERVADDLGIPHELMLEKLVFTGAKIGDHMSIGMQPADAKTWFGAAPPDLTLVARVRGTDWLYGYLKSFYEDPSRPWGVNNKVFPNVGMPNVLVGLQGRQVVGCKQVQIVEDGKKQYDPLTGTPLTHEACDQLTIVPKSGALTEEQFDEKVKNLVTFLAYSANPVKLQHQRIGTYVLLYLAFFFVFAYLLKREYWKDVH; this is encoded by the coding sequence ATGAAAAAACTATTTGCTGTATTGATGCTTGCCGCACTGCCGGTATTCGCTTTTGCTGCTGAACACGGTGGTCCCGAGCTGGAAAAAGTCGACATCGACGTTTCCGACAAGGCTGCCATGCAGGATGGCGCACGTACGTTCGCCAACTATTGCATGGGTTGCCACAGTGCCAAGTTCCAGCGGTATGAGCGTGTTGCCGATGACCTGGGCATTCCTCACGAGTTGATGCTTGAGAAGCTGGTGTTCACCGGCGCCAAGATCGGCGACCACATGAGCATCGGCATGCAGCCGGCTGACGCCAAGACCTGGTTCGGTGCGGCACCACCCGACCTGACCCTGGTTGCTCGCGTTCGCGGTACCGACTGGCTCTATGGTTACCTGAAGTCGTTCTATGAAGATCCGTCGCGTCCTTGGGGCGTGAACAACAAGGTCTTCCCGAACGTCGGTATGCCGAACGTGCTGGTCGGCCTGCAAGGTCGTCAGGTTGTCGGTTGCAAACAGGTTCAGATCGTCGAAGACGGCAAGAAGCAATATGACCCGCTGACCGGTACGCCGCTGACCCATGAAGCGTGCGATCAGCTGACCATCGTGCCGAAAAGCGGTGCTTTGACCGAAGAGCAGTTCGATGAGAAGGTCAAGAATCTGGTAACCTTCCTGGCTTACTCGGCTAACCCGGTTAAGCTGCAACATCAGCGCATCGGTACGTATGTATTGCTGTACCTCGCGTTCTTCTTCGTATTCGCTTACTTGCTCAAGCGTGAATACTGGAAAGACGTGCACTGA
- a CDS encoding cytochrome bc complex cytochrome b subunit, protein MSKFMDWVDARFPATKMWEDHLSKYYAPKNFNFFYFFGSLALLVLVNQIVTGVWLTMSYTPSAEEAFASVEYIMRDVEYGSILRLLHSTGASAFFIVVYLHMFRGLLYGSYQKPRELVWVFGMLIYLALMAEAFMGYLLPWGQMSYWGAQVIISLFGAIPVIGNDLTQWIRGDYLISGITLNRFFALHVVALPIVILGLVVLHILALHEVGSNNPDGVDIKKHKDENGIPLDGIAFHPYYTVKDIVGVVVFLFIFCSIVFFFPEMGGYFLEKPNFEVANAFKTPEHIAPVWYFTPFYAILRAIPDKLMGVIAMGASIAMLFVLPWLDRSPVKSMRYKGWLSRIWLWVFCISFVILGVLGVLAPTPGRTLLSQVCTFLYFAYFILMPFYTRLEKTKPVPERVTG, encoded by the coding sequence ATGAGCAAGTTCATGGATTGGGTTGATGCGCGCTTCCCCGCAACCAAAATGTGGGAAGACCATCTCAGCAAGTATTACGCCCCGAAGAACTTCAACTTCTTCTATTTCTTTGGTTCCCTGGCATTGCTCGTTCTGGTCAACCAGATCGTCACTGGTGTCTGGCTGACCATGAGCTACACCCCGTCGGCGGAAGAGGCATTTGCTTCCGTCGAATACATCATGCGCGACGTCGAGTACGGCTCGATCCTGCGTCTGCTGCACTCCACCGGCGCTTCGGCGTTCTTCATCGTGGTCTATCTGCACATGTTCCGTGGCTTGCTCTACGGTTCGTACCAGAAGCCGCGTGAGCTGGTGTGGGTCTTCGGCATGCTGATCTACCTGGCGTTGATGGCTGAAGCCTTCATGGGCTACTTGCTGCCGTGGGGCCAGATGTCCTACTGGGGCGCCCAGGTGATCATCTCGCTGTTCGGTGCGATCCCGGTCATCGGCAACGACCTGACCCAGTGGATCCGTGGTGACTACCTGATTTCCGGTATTACCCTGAACCGCTTCTTCGCCTTGCACGTGGTGGCCTTGCCGATCGTGATTCTCGGTCTGGTGGTGCTGCACATCCTGGCGCTGCACGAAGTGGGTTCGAACAACCCGGACGGCGTGGACATCAAGAAACACAAAGACGAAAACGGCATACCGCTGGACGGCATTGCCTTCCACCCGTACTACACCGTGAAAGATATCGTCGGCGTGGTGGTGTTCCTGTTCATCTTCTGTTCGATCGTGTTCTTCTTCCCGGAAATGGGTGGTTATTTCCTCGAGAAGCCGAACTTTGAAGTGGCGAACGCCTTCAAGACCCCAGAGCACATCGCTCCGGTCTGGTACTTCACACCGTTCTACGCAATTCTGCGGGCGATTCCGGACAAGCTGATGGGCGTAATTGCCATGGGCGCTTCGATTGCCATGCTATTTGTTCTGCCGTGGCTGGACCGTAGCCCGGTCAAGTCGATGCGCTACAAAGGCTGGCTGAGCAGGATCTGGCTGTGGGTGTTCTGCATCTCGTTCGTGATCCTGGGCGTGTTGGGTGTTCTGGCTCCGACTCCAGGCCGTACGCTGCTGTCGCAGGTATGTACCTTCCTGTACTTCGCCTACTTCATTCTGATGCCGTTCTACACCCGGCTCGAGAAGACCAAACCGGTACCGGAAAGGGTGACTGGCTGA
- the petA gene encoding ubiquinol-cytochrome c reductase iron-sulfur subunit, with the protein MSNDGVNAGRRRFLVAATSVVGAAGAVGAAVPFVGSWFPSAKAKAAGAPVKVNVSKIEPGQQMIAEWRGQPVFIVRRTQEILGNLKKIEGQLSDPTSKNSTQPTYVDPEVRSIKPEILLLIGICTHLGCSPTFRPEVAPADLGKDWVGGYFCPCHGSHYDLAGRVYKSQPAPLNLPVPPHSYETDDIIVIGVDTEKA; encoded by the coding sequence ATGAGCAATGACGGCGTGAATGCAGGCCGGCGTCGCTTCTTGGTAGCAGCCACATCCGTGGTGGGTGCTGCAGGAGCGGTGGGGGCTGCGGTCCCGTTCGTGGGGTCATGGTTTCCCAGTGCCAAGGCGAAAGCCGCAGGTGCACCGGTGAAAGTGAATGTCAGTAAAATCGAGCCAGGCCAGCAGATGATTGCTGAGTGGCGCGGCCAGCCGGTATTCATCGTCCGCCGTACACAGGAAATCCTGGGGAATCTGAAAAAGATCGAGGGCCAGTTGTCTGACCCGACCTCCAAGAACTCGACACAACCGACCTATGTCGACCCGGAAGTTCGGTCGATCAAACCTGAAATTCTGCTGCTGATCGGTATCTGCACCCACCTGGGTTGCTCGCCGACCTTCCGTCCCGAAGTGGCACCTGCTGACCTGGGCAAGGACTGGGTAGGTGGCTATTTCTGCCCTTGCCACGGCTCCCACTACGACCTGGCTGGCCGCGTCTACAAGTCGCAACCCGCGCCTTTGAACCTGCCAGTTCCCCCGCATTCCTATGAGACCGATGACATCATTGTCATTGGCGTCGATACGGAGAAAGCGTGA
- the rpsI gene encoding 30S ribosomal protein S9, with protein MSATQNYGTGRRKTATARVFLRPGTGNISINNRSLDNFFGRETARMVVRQPLELTETVEKFDIYVTVIGGGVSGQAGAIRHGITRALMDYDETLRSALRKAGFVTRDAREVERKKVGLRKARKRPQYSKR; from the coding sequence ATGTCGGCGACTCAAAATTACGGCACTGGCCGTCGCAAGACCGCAACCGCACGCGTTTTCCTGCGTCCGGGTACTGGTAACATCTCCATCAACAACCGTTCGCTGGATAATTTCTTCGGCCGCGAAACTGCCCGCATGGTAGTTCGTCAGCCGCTGGAATTGACTGAGACTGTCGAGAAGTTCGACATCTACGTCACCGTGATCGGCGGTGGTGTAAGTGGTCAAGCTGGCGCAATCCGCCACGGCATCACTCGCGCTCTGATGGACTACGACGAGACTCTGCGCAGTGCTCTGCGTAAAGCCGGCTTCGTAACCCGCGATGCACGTGAAGTTGAACGTAAGAAAGTTGGTCTGCGTAAAGCGCGTAAGCGTCCGCAGTACTCGAAGCGTTAA
- the rplM gene encoding 50S ribosomal protein L13, with the protein MKTFTAKPETVKRDWFVVDAAGQTLGRLATEIASRLRGKHKPEYTPHVDTGDYIVVINAEQIRVTGAKTTDKIYYSHSGFPGGIKSINFEKLIAKAPERVIETAVKGMLPKNPLGRDMYRKLKVYAGAAHPHTAQQPQELKF; encoded by the coding sequence ATGAAAACTTTTACTGCTAAACCGGAAACAGTAAAGCGCGACTGGTTTGTCGTCGACGCTGCTGGTCAGACCCTGGGTCGTCTGGCCACCGAAATCGCGAGCCGTCTGCGTGGCAAGCACAAGCCTGAGTACACTCCTCACGTTGACACCGGCGACTACATCGTCGTAATCAACGCTGAGCAGATCCGTGTTACTGGCGCTAAAACCACTGACAAAATCTACTACTCCCACTCCGGTTTCCCGGGCGGCATCAAGTCGATCAACTTTGAAAAGCTGATCGCCAAGGCCCCTGAGCGCGTGATCGAGACCGCGGTCAAAGGCATGCTGCCTAAGAACCCGCTGGGTCGCGACATGTACCGTAAGCTGAAAGTCTATGCGGGCGCTGCACACCCACATACTGCTCAGCAGCCCCAAGAACTGAAGTTTTAA
- a CDS encoding NADP(H)-dependent aldo-keto reductase, with amino-acid sequence MDYRQLGRTNLNVSALCLGTMTWGEQNSEADAFAQIERAKSAGINFIDTAEMYPVPPKAETYATTEHYIGNYFKSRGDRADWILASKIAGPGNTIDYIRDKNLRHNRQHITEAVDASLQRLQTDYIDLYQLHWPERSTNFFGQLGYKHKIEANLTPLEDTLEALDEQVKAGKIRHIGLSNETPWGTMRFLALAEARGWPRAVSIQNPYNLLNRSFEVGLAEIAIREQCGLLAYSPLAFGFLSGKYEGGARPPKGRLSLYSRFSRYFNPQSEAACSRYVALAREHGLDPAQMALAFVTQQPFVTSNIIGATTMEQLESNIASFDLKLSDEVLEGIEAIHKDHPNPAP; translated from the coding sequence ATGGACTATCGCCAGCTAGGCCGGACCAATCTGAATGTGAGTGCCCTCTGCCTCGGAACCATGACCTGGGGCGAGCAAAACAGCGAAGCAGACGCCTTCGCCCAGATTGAACGGGCCAAGAGCGCAGGGATCAATTTCATCGACACCGCCGAGATGTACCCGGTGCCGCCCAAGGCCGAAACCTACGCCACCACCGAACACTACATCGGCAATTACTTCAAGAGCCGCGGTGACCGTGCCGACTGGATCCTGGCCAGCAAGATCGCCGGGCCGGGCAACACCATCGACTACATCCGCGACAAGAATCTTCGGCACAATCGACAGCACATCACCGAAGCCGTGGATGCCAGCCTCCAGCGCTTGCAGACCGACTACATCGATCTGTACCAACTGCACTGGCCGGAGCGCAGCACCAATTTCTTCGGTCAGTTGGGCTACAAGCACAAGATCGAAGCCAACCTGACGCCGCTCGAAGACACCCTCGAAGCACTGGACGAACAGGTCAAGGCCGGCAAGATCCGCCACATCGGCCTGTCCAACGAAACCCCGTGGGGCACCATGCGTTTCCTTGCCCTGGCCGAAGCCCGTGGCTGGCCACGCGCGGTGTCGATCCAGAACCCGTACAACCTGCTCAACCGCAGCTTCGAAGTCGGCCTGGCGGAAATCGCCATTCGCGAACAGTGCGGCCTGCTCGCCTATTCGCCGCTGGCGTTTGGCTTCCTGTCAGGCAAGTACGAAGGTGGCGCGCGCCCGCCAAAAGGTCGCCTGAGCCTCTACAGCCGCTTCAGCCGCTATTTCAACCCGCAGTCGGAAGCCGCATGCAGCCGCTATGTGGCACTGGCCCGTGAACACGGCCTGGACCCGGCGCAAATGGCCCTGGCATTCGTGACGCAGCAGCCTTTCGTGACCAGCAATATCATCGGCGCGACCACGATGGAGCAACTGGAGAGCAACATTGCCAGTTTTGATCTGAAGCTATCGGATGAAGTGCTGGAAGGGATCGAGGCGATTCACAAGGATCATCCGAATCCTGCGCCTTGA
- a CDS encoding acyl-CoA dehydrogenase family protein, with product MIPRTLFSSEHELFRDSVRTFLEKEAVPFHGQWEKQGYIDRKLWNKAGEAGMLCSHLPEEYGGLGADFLYSAVVIEEVGRLGLTGIGFSLHSDIVAPYILHYGSETLKHKYLPKLVSGEMVTAIAMTEPGAGSDLQGVKTTAVLDGDEYVINGSKTFITNGFLADLVIVVAKTDPKAGAKGTSLFLVEANTPGFEKGKRLEKVGMKAQDTSELFFQDVRVPKENLLGQAGMGFAYLMQELPQERLTVAIGGLASAEAALQWTLDYTRDRKAFGKAIADFQNTRFKLAEMATEIQIGRVFVDRCLELHLQGKLDVPTAAMAKYWGTDLQCKVLDECVQLHGGYGFMWEYPIARAWADARVQRIYAGTNEIMKEIIARSL from the coding sequence ATGATCCCCAGAACCCTGTTCAGCTCCGAGCACGAACTTTTCCGCGACAGCGTGCGAACGTTCCTCGAAAAAGAGGCGGTGCCGTTCCATGGGCAATGGGAAAAACAGGGCTATATCGATCGCAAACTCTGGAACAAGGCAGGCGAGGCGGGGATGTTGTGCTCGCACCTGCCGGAAGAGTACGGCGGGCTGGGGGCGGATTTTCTCTACAGTGCGGTGGTGATCGAGGAAGTAGGGCGCCTGGGTTTGACCGGCATCGGTTTCTCCCTGCATTCGGACATCGTCGCGCCGTACATCCTGCATTACGGCAGTGAAACGCTGAAACACAAATACCTGCCGAAACTGGTTTCCGGGGAGATGGTGACTGCCATCGCCATGACGGAGCCGGGCGCGGGCTCTGATCTGCAAGGGGTGAAGACCACTGCGGTGCTCGATGGTGATGAGTACGTGATCAACGGCTCGAAGACCTTTATCACCAACGGGTTTCTCGCCGACCTGGTCATCGTCGTGGCCAAGACCGATCCGAAGGCTGGCGCAAAAGGCACCAGTCTGTTTCTGGTCGAAGCGAATACGCCGGGGTTCGAGAAGGGCAAGCGCCTGGAAAAAGTCGGGATGAAAGCCCAGGACACCTCGGAACTGTTCTTCCAGGACGTGCGCGTGCCGAAGGAAAACCTGCTGGGCCAGGCCGGGATGGGCTTCGCTTACCTGATGCAGGAATTGCCGCAGGAGCGCCTGACCGTGGCCATTGGTGGCCTGGCTTCAGCCGAAGCGGCGCTGCAATGGACGCTGGACTACACCCGCGACCGCAAGGCGTTCGGCAAGGCGATTGCCGATTTCCAGAACACTCGTTTCAAACTGGCGGAGATGGCGACCGAAATTCAGATCGGCCGGGTTTTCGTCGATCGCTGCCTGGAACTGCACCTGCAAGGCAAGCTCGACGTACCGACGGCGGCGATGGCCAAGTACTGGGGCACTGACCTGCAATGCAAGGTGCTCGACGAGTGCGTGCAGTTGCATGGCGGGTACGGCTTCATGTGGGAGTACCCGATTGCACGGGCGTGGGCGGATGCACGGGTGCAGCGGATTTATGCGGGGACCAATGAGATCATGAAGGAGATTATTGCTAGGTCGCTTTGA
- a CDS encoding GlxA family transcriptional regulator codes for MQAKDFFHLASLRYGKQLGQGLTPAFETRLVSPDGKPVNTFSDVMIPVDGGLENADIIVLPAFWDDFDSLCKRYPQVLPWLRQQHARGAVLCGEATGVFWLAEAGLLNGKEATTYWRFFNAFAERFPQVQLNQDKHLTDADNLYCAGGTTSACDLYIYLIERFCGANVSQAVARDILYEVQRSYSPGRIGFGGQKLHQDVIILQIQHWLEEHFADKFRFEDVAREHGMSIRNFMRRFQTATGDKPLHYLQRLRIETAKGLLSGSRKSIKTISYEVGYDDASFFARLFRQHTELSPNQYRQQFQQAA; via the coding sequence ATGCAAGCCAAGGATTTCTTCCACCTCGCCAGCCTGCGCTACGGCAAGCAGCTGGGCCAAGGCCTGACCCCGGCGTTCGAAACCCGCTTGGTCAGCCCCGATGGCAAACCGGTCAACACCTTCAGCGACGTGATGATTCCGGTGGATGGCGGACTGGAAAATGCTGACATTATCGTGCTTCCAGCCTTCTGGGACGATTTCGATTCGCTGTGCAAACGTTATCCACAGGTCCTGCCCTGGCTGCGCCAGCAACACGCGCGCGGCGCGGTGCTGTGTGGCGAGGCCACGGGTGTGTTCTGGCTGGCCGAAGCCGGATTGCTCAACGGCAAGGAAGCGACCACTTACTGGCGCTTCTTCAACGCCTTCGCCGAACGCTTCCCACAGGTCCAGCTCAATCAGGACAAACACCTGACCGACGCCGACAACCTGTATTGCGCAGGCGGCACCACCTCGGCCTGTGATCTGTACATTTACCTGATCGAACGTTTCTGCGGGGCCAACGTATCCCAGGCTGTGGCGCGGGACATTCTGTATGAAGTGCAACGCAGCTATTCGCCGGGACGAATCGGTTTTGGCGGACAGAAGCTGCACCAGGACGTGATCATCCTGCAGATCCAGCACTGGCTCGAAGAACATTTCGCCGACAAGTTCCGCTTCGAAGACGTCGCCCGCGAACACGGCATGAGCATCCGCAACTTCATGCGCCGCTTCCAGACCGCCACCGGCGACAAGCCGCTGCATTACCTGCAACGCCTGCGCATCGAAACCGCCAAGGGCCTGTTGTCCGGCAGCCGCAAGAGCATCAAGACCATCAGCTACGAAGTCGGCTACGACGATGCCAGCTTCTTCGCACGGTTGTTCCGCCAGCACACGGAGCTGTCGCCGAACCAGTATCGGCAGCAGTTTCAACAAGCGGCGTAA
- a CDS encoding FAD-dependent oxidoreductase, producing MTIGSSYNYPSFVAKEATRTKRAAENKWAARFPNPPDLCFDYRALVEQKDGIAKATDPNHRICIIGAGVTGLTAARELYRCGFTQITLIEQSRRVGGRHLTVPGSPNSAASHTPFEMGAMRMPFFNRADEPPTEGRSLMAYYAQAFDLAHSDFANPGSQWVTSTGIYLREGSLGGGAAPQMLIWKNEDGLTPPPGEELHKVYAKWKAFADQITRQVAESYASPEWEAIWAAIVDKYQSVSFRDLVSMPALQAWDKRAPGDFGGMGMTAEESAIFYAIGIGDGSWGAFYDVCCLYPLRTAIFGFSSQLQLIHGRVDANGDPLASPYLHSEAVYDSTGLSFDRPRYIGLAALDECLLFMNIDETGKSVYEHSRERSNGLLTDSSVTRLKKLTNRQTRVYFNWKHSLPEETQEHFDDFDSVIVTLPSWLIETRIRLEDFTQEMLPFETINAWKTAHWETSCKVYAPLKKSFLSNNTKIPQAIVTDSFIHDVYTYRYNDNYSYDCILLSYTWEDDATKLAAFTDKELVSKCVRELDRILMNSANVQQRISPYVGVDQAVVQRWITDKNALGCAKLYRPGTYYDAVGLMKYNRDFGHVSGLYFSGESFSVDAGWTEPCLRGAVDAVIHICNKTDASFNGDFSMTDYPHYQVKP from the coding sequence GTGACTATCGGATCAAGCTACAACTACCCCTCATTCGTGGCCAAGGAAGCCACCCGCACAAAGCGCGCGGCTGAAAACAAATGGGCGGCCCGCTTTCCAAACCCACCCGACTTGTGCTTCGACTACCGGGCCTTGGTCGAGCAAAAAGACGGCATCGCCAAAGCAACCGACCCCAATCATAGAATCTGCATCATTGGCGCCGGCGTGACAGGCCTGACTGCCGCCAGAGAGCTCTACCGGTGCGGCTTTACCCAGATAACACTCATCGAACAATCCAGACGCGTCGGCGGCAGACACCTGACCGTTCCCGGAAGCCCCAACTCGGCAGCGAGCCATACACCGTTTGAAATGGGTGCCATGCGCATGCCGTTTTTCAACCGGGCGGATGAGCCGCCGACAGAAGGCCGGTCGCTGATGGCTTACTACGCCCAAGCGTTTGACCTGGCACATTCGGATTTTGCCAACCCCGGAAGCCAGTGGGTCACCTCGACCGGGATCTACCTTCGTGAAGGCAGCCTGGGAGGCGGAGCAGCTCCGCAGATGCTGATATGGAAGAACGAAGACGGCTTGACCCCGCCTCCTGGCGAGGAACTGCACAAGGTCTATGCCAAATGGAAAGCCTTTGCCGATCAAATCACCCGCCAGGTTGCAGAAAGTTATGCCAGCCCGGAGTGGGAAGCCATATGGGCCGCCATCGTCGATAAATACCAGAGCGTTTCCTTTAGGGATCTGGTCAGCATGCCGGCCCTTCAAGCCTGGGATAAACGCGCCCCCGGGGATTTTGGCGGAATGGGCATGACCGCCGAGGAGTCGGCGATTTTCTACGCCATTGGTATCGGCGACGGCAGTTGGGGCGCCTTTTACGACGTGTGCTGCCTTTATCCCCTGCGTACGGCCATTTTTGGTTTCAGCAGCCAGTTGCAACTGATTCACGGCCGGGTAGATGCCAACGGTGATCCTCTGGCTTCACCCTACTTGCACAGTGAAGCTGTTTACGACTCGACAGGCCTGAGCTTCGACAGACCTCGCTACATCGGGCTCGCCGCACTGGACGAATGCCTGTTGTTCATGAACATCGATGAAACCGGAAAATCCGTCTACGAACACAGCCGTGAACGAAGCAATGGCCTGCTGACGGACTCATCCGTCACCCGACTCAAAAAGCTTACCAACCGGCAAACCCGCGTGTACTTCAATTGGAAACACAGCCTGCCCGAAGAAACCCAGGAGCACTTCGATGACTTTGACTCGGTCATCGTCACCCTTCCGTCCTGGCTGATCGAAACCCGAATCAGGCTCGAGGATTTCACCCAAGAGATGCTGCCATTCGAGACGATCAATGCCTGGAAAACGGCGCACTGGGAAACCAGTTGCAAGGTGTATGCGCCGTTGAAAAAGTCGTTCCTTTCGAACAACACCAAAATCCCGCAAGCAATCGTCACCGACAGCTTCATCCATGACGTCTACACCTATCGCTACAACGACAATTACAGCTATGACTGCATCCTGCTGAGTTACACATGGGAGGATGACGCCACCAAACTCGCCGCATTCACCGACAAAGAACTGGTCAGCAAGTGCGTCAGGGAACTGGATCGCATCCTCATGAATTCTGCCAACGTCCAGCAGCGCATTTCGCCCTATGTCGGTGTCGATCAAGCCGTGGTCCAACGCTGGATAACCGATAAAAACGCCTTGGGTTGCGCAAAGCTTTATCGGCCCGGCACGTATTACGACGCCGTCGGTTTGATGAAATACAACAGAGACTTTGGGCATGTTTCAGGTCTGTACTTTTCCGGCGAGTCGTTCTCGGTCGACGCCGGCTGGACGGAACCTTGTTTGCGGGGAGCCGTGGACGCTGTCATCCATATCTGCAACAAAACGGACGCCTCGTTCAATGGCGATTTTTCCATGACCGATTACCCGCATTACCAAGTCAAACCCTGA
- a CDS encoding nitrilase family protein, producing MSNPTSPVRVAVVQFDPQVGIENREGNLRRSLELALEAVNGGANLIVLPELSNTGYFFSTRQDAFDHSESVPDGPSVQTWMDFARQHKVYLVAGLAERDGMRLFNTGVLCGPDGFIGKYRKAHLWNLEKLWFTPGDLGFPVFETPIGRIGLLICWDIWFPEVPRILSQQGADIICSLNNWVWTPPPLFDEAGKCMASYLTMTAAHVNNVFIAAASRIGEERGARYLGCSLIAGTNGWPIGNVASADQQEILFADIDLTSSRSAPIWNNLNDLHRDRRTDLYDQMLGCIQHACLPR from the coding sequence ATGAGCAATCCAACCAGTCCTGTTCGTGTAGCAGTCGTGCAGTTCGATCCACAAGTCGGCATCGAGAATCGTGAAGGCAATCTGCGTCGAAGCCTGGAATTGGCTTTAGAGGCGGTAAACGGCGGTGCGAATCTCATCGTCCTGCCCGAGCTTTCCAACACAGGTTATTTCTTTAGCACCCGCCAGGATGCCTTCGACCATTCGGAGTCAGTGCCCGATGGGCCAAGTGTGCAGACCTGGATGGATTTCGCGCGCCAGCACAAGGTTTACCTTGTCGCGGGTTTAGCCGAACGCGATGGCATGCGACTCTTCAACACCGGCGTTCTTTGCGGGCCTGACGGTTTTATCGGCAAGTATCGCAAAGCCCATTTGTGGAATCTGGAGAAACTCTGGTTCACACCGGGCGACCTGGGTTTTCCGGTTTTTGAAACGCCCATCGGCCGCATCGGATTGTTGATCTGCTGGGACATCTGGTTCCCGGAGGTGCCGCGCATCCTCAGCCAACAAGGCGCGGACATCATTTGCAGCCTGAACAACTGGGTCTGGACGCCACCGCCGCTGTTCGATGAGGCGGGCAAATGCATGGCGTCGTATCTGACGATGACCGCAGCTCACGTCAACAACGTGTTTATCGCCGCCGCCAGTCGTATCGGCGAAGAACGCGGCGCTCGCTACCTGGGCTGTTCCCTGATTGCCGGAACCAATGGCTGGCCAATAGGCAACGTGGCATCGGCGGACCAACAGGAAATCCTGTTTGCCGACATTGACCTGACCAGTTCCCGCAGCGCGCCAATCTGGAACAACCTGAACGACCTGCATCGCGATCGCCGAACAGATCTCTACGATCAAATGCTCGGCTGCATCCAACACGCTTGTCTCCCGCGTTGA
- a CDS encoding asparaginase — MDLPKLAIAALGGTVSMQARNAGEGVIPTVSGETLLASLPELSTQARVTVETLGLLPSASLDFEFLLSVLSWASFQVKQGAAGVVITQGTDTLEETAMFFEYLWPHDTPLVLTGAMRSAAQPGADGPANLLDACRVALADGSRQRGVQVVMNGQIHQASSVRKTDSLALQAFSSPVTGPVGLLMEDRVCYLHPPVQRKVLLLPQQTTQKVAMLEASLSADTLLLENILALGYDGLVIAGFGAGHVSQRWATIIERIAEKIPVIIATRTGSGSTAQATYGFDGSEMDLIRKGALMAGFLCPRKARIFLWLLIGCQRQHELSHYLNDDSGLKN, encoded by the coding sequence ATGGACCTGCCCAAACTGGCCATCGCAGCGCTCGGCGGTACGGTAAGCATGCAAGCAAGAAATGCCGGTGAAGGCGTTATTCCGACCGTCAGCGGCGAAACCCTGTTGGCCTCCCTTCCGGAACTGTCGACGCAGGCCCGAGTGACCGTTGAGACGCTCGGCCTGCTACCCAGCGCCTCGCTGGATTTCGAGTTTTTGCTGAGCGTCTTGTCCTGGGCGAGTTTTCAGGTAAAACAAGGCGCCGCGGGTGTCGTGATCACCCAAGGCACCGACACCCTCGAAGAGACGGCGATGTTTTTCGAATACCTGTGGCCCCACGACACGCCACTGGTATTGACTGGCGCCATGCGTTCGGCAGCACAGCCAGGCGCCGACGGACCAGCGAATTTGCTGGATGCGTGCCGCGTTGCCCTGGCTGACGGCAGCCGGCAGCGCGGTGTTCAGGTAGTGATGAACGGGCAGATTCATCAAGCATCCAGCGTGCGCAAAACCGATTCGCTCGCGTTGCAGGCATTTTCCTCTCCGGTCACCGGACCCGTTGGCCTGTTGATGGAGGACCGCGTTTGTTACCTGCACCCTCCGGTGCAGCGTAAGGTTTTGCTCCTGCCGCAACAGACCACTCAGAAGGTCGCAATGCTCGAGGCATCGCTTTCGGCAGACACCCTGCTGCTGGAGAACATCCTCGCGCTCGGCTACGACGGGCTGGTGATCGCCGGTTTCGGTGCCGGTCACGTCTCGCAGCGCTGGGCGACGATTATTGAGCGCATCGCCGAAAAAATCCCGGTGATCATTGCGACCCGCACCGGCTCGGGTTCCACCGCGCAAGCCACTTATGGCTTTGACGGCAGCGAGATGGACCTGATCCGCAAAGGTGCCTTGATGGCTGGATTTCTTTGTCCGCGCAAAGCCAGGATTTTTCTGTGGCTGCTGATTGGCTGTCAGCGACAGCATGAGCTGTCGCACTATCTCAATGACGATAGCGGCCTTAAAAATTGA